CTCGTGCCGCCGGCACGCACTTCATTGCCGTGGGCGAGCTTCCCGGTGCGCCGGTACGAATCCATCGCCTCGGTGAGTTGCCGTCGGTGCTGGCGGCGTGGCCCCTGGCGTGACGCGCGGGGCATGCGGTTCTTGCGTTCGTGCGATGAGTCGCTACTCTCTCAGGGATGTCCGACGCGATCTTTCTGAGAGACGGCGAACGCTTCGTTCCTACTGATCTTGCCCGCGGCCCGTGGACGCCGCAGGCACAGCATGGCGGCGCCCCGGCGGCGCTGCTGGCCTACGCCGTCGAGCGCTTCCAGGGGGGCGAGTCGATGTTCGTGGCGCGTCTGACGATCGAGCTGTTGCGCCCCGTGCCCATCGCCCCGCTCACCATCAGCACGCACTTCACGCGACCTGGGCGTAAGGTGCAGTTGGTGGAGGCTTCGCTTTTCAGCGGGGATACGGAAGTGGCCCGCTGTACGGGGTTGCGCATCCGCCGGGCGGAGATCCAGCTGCCGGCGGATCTGCCGCATGCGGCGCCGCCGCCGGGACCGGATTCCGGAGCTTACAATCTGCCACCCTGGTCCGACGCCATCGACTATAAAGCCTTTCACAGTTGTGCCGTGGAGCACCGCTTTGTCGCCGGCAGCTTCGAGCAGCCGGGGCCGGCAACCGATTGGATCCGGCTACGAGTGCCGCTGGTCGATGGCGAGGAAACCTCACCGCTCTGCCGGGTCGCCGCGGCGGCCGACTTCGGCAACGGCGTGAGCTGGGTGCTGAACCGCAGCGACGGCTACAGCTTCATCAAT
Above is a genomic segment from Candidatus Binatia bacterium containing:
- a CDS encoding thioesterase family protein; the protein is MSDAIFLRDGERFVPTDLARGPWTPQAQHGGAPAALLAYAVERFQGGESMFVARLTIELLRPVPIAPLTISTHFTRPGRKVQLVEASLFSGDTEVARCTGLRIRRAEIQLPADLPHAAPPPGPDSGAYNLPPWSDAIDYKAFHSCAVEHRFVAGSFEQPGPATDWIRLRVPLVDGEETSPLCRVAAAADFGNGVSWVLNRSDGYSFINPDLTIYLHRVPAGEWVCLEASTWVQPQGLGLAESALYDEHGLIGRALQSLIVEQTDR